A DNA window from Microaerobacter geothermalis contains the following coding sequences:
- a CDS encoding helix-turn-helix domain-containing protein: MSVKHEPKFNPKRLREARLVRGLTISELAEKINVSKQAISQFELGEHTPKPETMMAIINTLKFPKSFFYRDFKEQFVGNTFFRANATASKKSKEIQFHKTLLAGYIYEYLSEYIEFPELNLPDTSQYFNSEWDNDSIEQLAYQVRKHWELGDRPIANIVHLLEKNGIMVFSVDTDNEKVDAFCQQRQGRPFIFLGNDKSAFRRQFDGAHELGHILMHKDIDNQDVLSRTEFKNMENQANRFASAFLMPAEAFAKTVTSTSLLHFVELKKYWNVSIAAMLRRCLDLKLIDESKYTSLVKQMSMKKMRIKEPLDDVVPLQEPVVLKKSILLLLEKKIKNELQLVQEISVPQEYIEMLCNLEKGTLNYKEPEPTIRLVKKTDET; this comes from the coding sequence ATGAGTGTAAAACATGAACCAAAGTTCAATCCAAAGAGGCTAAGGGAGGCACGCTTGGTACGCGGCTTGACTATTAGTGAGCTTGCAGAAAAAATTAATGTTTCTAAGCAAGCAATATCTCAATTTGAACTGGGAGAGCATACACCTAAACCAGAAACAATGATGGCGATAATCAATACGCTTAAATTCCCAAAAAGCTTCTTTTATCGAGATTTTAAAGAACAATTTGTTGGAAACACGTTTTTCCGTGCAAATGCAACTGCATCAAAGAAAAGTAAGGAGATTCAGTTTCACAAAACTTTATTAGCTGGGTATATCTACGAATATTTATCAGAATACATTGAGTTTCCAGAGCTAAATTTGCCAGATACTTCCCAGTATTTTAATTCAGAATGGGATAATGATTCAATTGAACAGTTAGCTTATCAAGTTCGTAAACACTGGGAACTTGGGGATAGACCTATTGCAAATATTGTTCACTTATTAGAGAAAAATGGGATCATGGTCTTTTCTGTTGATACTGATAATGAGAAGGTCGATGCTTTTTGCCAACAACGACAAGGCAGGCCTTTCATTTTTCTTGGTAACGATAAATCAGCATTTAGAAGACAGTTTGATGGTGCTCATGAATTAGGCCACATTTTGATGCACAAGGATATAGATAACCAAGATGTTCTTAGTCGGACTGAATTTAAAAATATGGAGAACCAGGCAAATCGGTTTGCTTCGGCATTTTTGATGCCAGCAGAGGCATTTGCCAAGACAGTGACTTCCACATCATTGCTTCATTTTGTGGAATTAAAAAAATATTGGAATGTATCCATCGCCGCTATGTTACGCAGGTGCTTAGACTTGAAACTGATTGATGAAAGCAAATACACATCTTTGGTAAAGCAAATGTCAATGAAGAAAATGAGAATCAAAGAACCTCTCGATGATGTCGTTCCTTTACAGGAACCTGTTGTTTTAAAGAAAAGTATTTTGTTGTTACTGGAGAAAAAGATTAAAAATGAACTGCAATTAGTTCAAGAAATATCTGTACCACAAGAATACATCGAAATGTTGTGCAATCTTGAAAAAGGAACTCTTAATTATAAAGAGCCCGAGCCAACAATAAGATTGGTTAAAAAAACGGACGAAACCTAA